One Urechidicola croceus genomic window, GAAGGGTACCATTCCGTAATATCATAAACTATCTTTGTTTTGTTTTTTTTAGAATAATTTTTAGCAGCAATAATAGGAATTGGTTCTAAACAAATAACAATATCAGGTTTAAATAAATTCAGTTTTTCAGTATAAATACTAATTTTTTCTTTGCGAGAATATTGATTACCGTTAAAACTTGAAATTGAAATTGAATCAATATTGGTATTTATTTCTTGATCATCTGTAATTATTTCAATAGTGTGCCCACGTTCATTTAAAGTTTTAGCAAAGTGATAAAATAACCTATCATCATTAAATTTATGTGCAGATGATACTAGTGATATTTTCATTAAAAAAGTTGCGAATTATTATGTCAAATATAACACTAATTTTATAAGTCAATTTTTCTTACAAGCAAAAAATGTACTAATTTTACTAAATGATTATAAAACATGTTTTCTTCGATTTGGACCATACGTTATGGGACTTTGAAACAAATTCAGCAAAAACTTTCGAAAAAATTTTTAAGAAAAATAATATCAATATCAAAGTTGATGTTTTTTTAAATTATTATAGAGCAATAAACTTAACATATTGGAGGTTATATAGAAGTGACAATATATCAAAAGAAAAACTAAGGTATGGTAGATTAAAAGATACCTTTGATAGATTGAGTTATGAAATTACAGACAATATGATACATACTTTATCCGATGAATATATTCAAGTTCTACCATCATTCAATCATGTTTTTGATGGTACTTTTGATATATTGGAATATTTAAAACCCAAATATCAATTACATATCATTACAAATGGTTTTAGTGAAGTTCAACAAGAAAAATTGTCAGGTTCTAAAATAGCTAAATATTTTGATAAAGTTATTACTTCTGAAAGTGTCGATGTAAAGAAACCAAACCCGAAAATATTCCAGCATGCATTAGATATTTCGGGAGCAAATAAAACCCAAAGTATTATGATTGGTGATAGTTGGGAAGCGGATTTTATTGGAGCCAAAAATTTTGGAATGAAAGCAATTTTTTGCAATTTTGACAATGAGCCAGTTGATGAATCTATTATGAGTGTCTCAAATTTATTAGAATTAAAAAAATATCTTTAAAATATGACTCCCCGCAAATACATATTGATGTGCTTTTTATTATTCTTCATGAGTTGTGTTAACGATGTTGATTTTGATCAAGTTGACGATATTGAAATTAATACAGTTCATAGGGCTTCTCTTGTTTATTTTACTACTAATAATGAGAGTTTTTTAGATGTATTAGGTAATCAAGTTTTAACAATTTCAGATACAACTACTTTGCCAATATTTCAAGGACCTTACACTGAGAATTACCTTGTTAGAGCAGATTTCAATTATAATATTACCAATACTTTTAATAGAGATTTTACAATTCAATATGAATTTTTAAGTGAGGACTACATGAGAACTTGGCTTTTTGATCCGATTGAAGTTCCTTCAAATACTGTTGATTATGAAATAACTCAATCCATTACTGAAGATAATATACAACAGGTTATTGAATCAAATAGAGTAGTAATTAACATAATTTTAGAACCAACAAATGAACCAACTAATACAAACCCAGAATTAAGTTTGCAATCTGCGGCAACATTCTATTATCAAGTAACTACAACTGATGAGTAAGTCGATAATTTTTTTTGCAACAATTTTATTGTCAATAACTTGTTGCGCTCAAATAAATCAAGTTTTGTATGATTTTGATGAAATTCCTCAAACACTATTTTTAAATCCAGGTTCTAATTATTCTCATGATTATTATATAGGTGTTCCATTATTGTCAGGATTGTCATTTAATGGAGGTATGACCAATTTAACAGCCTATGATATTTTTTCTGATGATGGAAGAAATATAAATGATAAAATAAGAGATGTAATTTACAATTTAGAAAATGAAGATTCTTTTATTTTAAATGAACGAATGGAGGTTTTAAGTGCTGGATTAAGATTGAAAAATGATGACTTTTTAAGTTTCGGATTTTACCAAGAATTTGATTTTACCTTTTATTACCCTAGTGAAGCTGTGCAGTTTTTTTATGAAGGAAGTACAATTTTAGATAAAGAATATTCTATTGATGGACTAAATTTTAAAACTGAATTAATTGGAGTCTTACATGCTGGTATTTCTCGAAAAATTAATGAAGAGTTTACTTTTGGCGGAAGGTTAAAATTATATTCTTCAGTATTTAATGCTCAATCTAGAAATAATAAAGGTACTTTTTATACTACCGAAGGAACAGATAATTTTTATAGACATCATATTTTAAATGCTGATGCATTGGTTCAAACTACAGGTATAATTTATGATGATTATGATGATTTAGATCGAAAGTTTTTTACAAAAAAATTTACTTCTTTTGAGAATGCGGGAATTGGATTAGATTTAGGTTTTACCTATCAACCTAATGAACAGTTAAAAATTACTGGAAGTGCATTGGATATAGGATATATAAAAAATTCAAAAGATGTTTTTACGTATTACGCACGAGGTAATTATGAAACAGAAGGTATTGAAATTGAATTTGATGAAGAAAACCCACAAGATTATTGGCAAGATTTAGGCGATGATTTTGAAAACAAACTTCCAGTTGATACACTTTACACGAAGTATTTTTCATATAGACCTATAAAATTAAATGCATCAGTTAAATATAGTTTCGGAAAACCATATTATGAAGATTGTTATACTAGTAATGCTGATGATCCATATCGTAATGCTATGGGAATACAACTTTTTTCTATAAAACGACCAATAGAAGCACATTATGCAGCCACTTTATTTTATGAACGAAGATTTGGAGATTTTTTAAGAACAAAGGTTACCTATACATTAGATACATATTCATCTAAAAATATTGGATTTGGACTCTCATCAAAAATTGGGAAATTCAATTTATATCTTGCTGCAGATAATTTGCTTAATTTTCAAAATCTTGCAAAAGCCAACAGCACATCATTTCAATTGGGAATGAATTTTATTATTGATAAAAAATTTCCTTAAATTTACTCAAATTTAATAAATATGTATAAAACTTTTTTTTTCTCACTACTGATGATTTTCAGTATAATTTCAATATCAGCCCAAGAAAATATTAATGATTATAAGTATATAATTGTACCAGTTCAATATGATTTTCAAAAAGGTGAAGATACTTTTCAAATTAATTCTTTGACAAAATTTTTATTTGAGAGAGAAGGTTTTAATGTAATCTATAATACTGATGTTTTTCCACAAGACTTGAGCCAAAATAGATGTTTAGCATTAACAGCTAAACTTAAAAGTAAATCATCGATGTTTGCTACCGAAGCAAATTATGATTTATTAAACTGTAACAATGAAGTAGTTTATTCATCTAAAGTAGGAAGTTCTAAAAATAAGGATTTTAAAAAATCATATCATGAAGCAATAAGAAAATCATTTGAGCATATTGAAAAGTTAAATTATAAGTATACTGGTTCAAATGCAGTAGAGACCCCAAAAGAAATTGTTCAGTTAGAAGTTCCAAAAAAAACTATTACTAAGCAAGTAGAAGTTCAACATAAAATTCATAAAATTTCTGAAGAGCCTAAAGTAGCGATAAGAGAAATTCCAGTAGAATTAACGAAAAAGGCTGAAAATCAAAGTCAAGATGAATTGCTATATGCGCAATCTAATTCAGTTGGATTTCAATTAGTTGATAGTAGTCCAAAGGTAGTTTATATTTTACAGCAAACTAGTGTTAAAGATGTTTATGTGCTAAAAGATAAAAATGGTATTGTTTTTAACTCAAATGGACAATGGATTGCTGAATATTACGAAAATGGTGTTTTGGTTAATAAAGTCCTAAATATAAAGTTTTAATACCCGTATTTACCTTTCCATAATTTATTTAATCGTTCTCTAAAACTTAGTTCACGAGAATTATTTCCCGGATCATAAAATCTTGTGTTACTTATTTCATTTGGCAGAAATTCTTGTTCAGCAAAATTATTTTCATAACTATGAGCATATTTATAGTCTTTGCCATAATCTAAATCTTTCATCAATTTAGTGGGTGCATTTCTTAAATGCAATGGAACTGATAAATCTCCTGTTTCCCTTACAATTTGTTGCGCTTTTCCAATTGCTTCATAAGATGAATTACTTTTTGGAGAATTGGCAAGATATATTGCGCATTGACTTAATAAAATTCTTGATTCTGGATAACCAATAGTACTTACAGCTTGAAAAGTATTATTTGCCATAATTAAAGCAGTAGGATTGGCATTACCAATATCTTCAGATGCAGCTATCAATAATCTACGGGCAATAAATTTTACATCCTCGCCACCTTCAATCATTCTAGCAAGCCAATATACAGCACCATTAGGATCACTTCCCCTTATAGATTTAATAAATGCAGAGATTATATCATAATGTTGCTCACCTGTTTTGTCATATCGAGCCATGTTTTTTTGGACTCTTTCCATTACATAATCATTTGTAATAACAATATCACCTGTTTCAGAGGTGGCTATTAATTCAAAAATATTAAGTAATTTTCGAGCATCACCACCTGAAAGTCTAAGTAGTGCTTCAGTTTCTTTTAGGTCAATATTCTTTTTTGATAGAATCTCATCTTTTTCTAATGCACGATTCAATAAATCAATCAAATCATTCTTTTCAAAAGAATTTAAAATATAGACCTGACAGCGTGAAAGGAGGGCAGGAATCACTTCAAAACTAGGATTTTCAGTAGTTGCTCCAATTAGAGTAACCCAACCTTTTTCAACAGCACCTAAAAGTGAATCTTGTTGAGATTTGCTAAATCGATGTATTTCATCAATAAACAAAATAGGGTTTTTAGTAGTAAACAAACCTCCACTTTGCTTTGCTTTATCAATTACATCTCTAACGTCTTTTACACCTGAATTTATAGCGCTTAATGAATAAAAAGGACGCTTAGATTCAGTAGCAATAATATTCGCTAAAGTAGTTTTTCCAATTCCAGGAGGGCCCCAAAGTATCAAAGATGGTATTATACCTCGTTTTATATGTTGGGTTAAATATCCTTTTTCACCCACTAAATGTTGTTGACTTATATAGTCGTTGAGTGATTTTGGTCTTATTCGTTCTGCTAATGGCTCATTCATACTATAAAAGTAGTAGTTTTATAAATAGATTTTTAATGAAACTGACAATTTTTCCGAACGAATGTGTTTGGAAGAATTTTTGACTAATTACTATTAATGGAAGATTCAAAAATGTTTAAATTTAGAAGATCAGTTATAATAGTGCCATTGGTAATGGTTTTTACAATCTGGTTTGTTTACTGGTTTGAAATACAATTTGGTTTGAATTTTAATAAGTATGGTATTTACCCCAAAACTATTAAAGGGTTGAGAGGTGTTTTATTTTCTCCATTTATTCATAGTAATACATCTCATCTTTTTAATAATTCAGTTCCCTTAGCAGTATTATCTGGCGCGTTATTGTTTTTTTATGATAAGATAGCATTTAGAGTTCTTATTTTTGGTACAATAGTTACTGGATTATTAACCTGGATACTAGCAAGAAGTAATTATCATATTGGAGCAAGTGGAGTAGTTTATATGTTATTTAGTTTTATTTTTTTTAGTGGAATTATAAGAAAGCATTATAGACTAGTAGCATTATCACTTATGGTTGTTTTTCTATATGGAGGCATGATTTGGTATGTTTTTCCAATAAAAGAAAGAATGTCTTGGGAAGGTCATTTATCTGGGTTTATAACTGGAATTATTTTAGCCTTTTTATACCGAAAAAAAGGGCCTCAAAAATCTGAGTATAAGTTTAAGCAAACTGACTTTGACCTTCTGTTTGATGAAGAGGGTAATTTTATAGAAATTCTAGAAGAAGAAGTAGAATAAAAAATAAGTATTTCTAATTATAATCTCTGTCTTATTGTTTCATATAAAAATGCACCACACGCTACAGATACATTTAAAGATTCAATTTCTCCAAGTAAAGGTAATTTTGCTTTTTCATCAACCATTTTTAAAATAGAAGGATTAACACCTCTATGCTCTGAACCCATAATTATTGCAGTAGGTTTTGTGAAATCAACATCATACAAAGTGTTTTCCGTTTTTTCAGTAGCAGCAACCAATTGAATTTCGGATGCTTGAAGTAAGAACAAAGCATCTTTAAGATGGTCAACTCTACAAATAGGTACTTTAAAGGCAGCACCAGCAGATGTTTTTATGGCGTCAGCATTTAATGGTGCACTACCATGGCTTTGGATAACAATTCCATTAACTCCGGTACATTCAGCAGTTCTAATAATTGCACCAAAGTTTCTCACATCAGTTATTTGATCGAGTAGGAGGAATAGTGGGTTTTTATCACTTTCTAAAGTTTCGTTAACTAAAGTTTCTAAATCATAAAAATCTATTTGAGATATAGTTGCAACAACACCTTGATGATTATTATCTTTTGATAAATGGTGTAATTTTTCAATAGGCACAAAGCTTGTTGAAATTTTATGCTCTTTAATCAAACCATTTAATTCAGAAAATAAATTTCCTTTTAAATCTTTTTGTAAATATACTTTTTGAATAGTAGCACCAGAATTAATTGCTTCAATTACGGCTCTAATTCCAAATATTTTTGATGATTTGTTTTCCATTGTGCAAATGTATGTAAAATAAAAAAACATCCCGTTAAACGGGATGTTTTTAGTATAAAATAAATTTAATTAGTTTTTCTTAGAAAGAAAATTCAACATCAGTAGGCAAACTTCTTGTTCTACCATTTGTAATTTCAGATTTAAGTTGAGCATTTCGTTCTCTTAAATCTTCTAAATCACTAGCACTTCTGTCCCAAGTTCCAATTCTTGTGTAGTAATAATCAATATCATCTACTGCACCACCAGAATCATCACCATAAAGAGTTAACCAATGGTCAATAGTACCAGCTTCAAAATCATAGAATCCTGGATAGTTAGTTCCGAAGAAAGACCATGGTCCCCATGAAGTAGCTTCTCCAGCAGTAATTACAGAAGGAGCAAATGGAACTTCTTGTAATTCACCGTCAGCACCTAATTTGATTTGTAAAGTTTGTGGCTCATCAGGTAATCCTAAATCAGCAAAACCACTGAATAAATTTAACCCCAATAGAGTTAAACCTTCTGGGTCTGATGGATCTAATACTAAATCAAATTCACCAGTAGGTTGTAAAAATGAACCAGGATATGTTGCATTTAAATTATTGTAGAAACCTTCTAATCCACCGTAAAATACAGTTTCATAAGAATAGGTCCCTTGCATTAAATATGCCATTTCTGGTAAAGTAAACAATCTAGTCCAAAAATAAAAGTCAAAACCACCTAAAGCAGCAACACTTTTTCCAGATAAATCTTTAAAAGTACCTTCTTCCCATGATACTAATATTGCATCATCTTGTGGGAAAGTTGCATGATCGTTTACAGTAGCACCAGTTCCGCTAGATGCAATTTGATCCATGTCGTCAAAAGTAACTTCTCTTCCTGAAAAATAACCAGTAAATGTAATTTCACCGCCTTGATAAAATACCGGTTCAGAAAAATTAAAAGTTACAGGACCAAAAGGACTGTTGCCAGTTGCTTGAAATGAAGGATTAGAACTATCTCCTAAGAAAATAGGATCCATTGTGTCTGGTGTTGTTACAGTAGCCTTGGATACTCTTTCAGAAATGAAATCATCCGTACTTTTGTGAATAGCATACACATCATAAGAATAAGAACCAAATATACCAGAATCAGCAGTAACTGATATTGGAGTCATATCTGTGATATCAAAACTACCAGCTTGTAAAGACCCAGCAACTGTACCATTATGAACATCTGTAGATGTTGGCTCTGGTGATCCTGTAGGTAATACTACATAAAAACCTTTACCAACAGCTGAAGGGGTATATACAATATCAAAACTATTATCTGTAGCCATATCAGTAGTTAACTGAAATGTTTGTGGCAATTCGTAAATTGCTGGAACGTAGCCTGATTCATTTGTTGTGTCACAAGAAGCAACCAACAATGAAAAAAGAACTATTCCTAAAATTTTATTTATTATTTTCATTGTATTAATTTTTTAAATTTATTAATCTAAAGTGAATGTTGCTTCAAAAACTCCAGAACATGGAGTACCCCCCGTTTGTGACATAGGTCCCCATTGAGGGTTTTGCACATTTGTCATATCGTATTGGATTGTAATAACTGGACTAGACCCACTAGTATCAATAGTTCCAGAACCAAATATGTTATATTCAGTATAATCACCATCATATAAGGTTGTTACAAATGCTTGCTCAGCAATTTCTACAGTACCAGCATCCAAATCAACTGTCATAAATGTTGGATATTCAGCAGTGATAGTTTCTGCCCAATAACTAGGGTCTTGTAACCAATTGTATCCTAACCCAGTAAAAGTTAATCCCGCACCATCTTCTAAACAAGGTAAATATGTGTTTAAAGTAACACCTGTATAACCACCACAGTTATCATCACCAGTCCAAGATCCTTCATAAGGTCTTAAGTCTTCATTTTTTGCACAATCATCATCTGCTAGAATTATTTCTAAAGTTTTACCTAATGAATCTGGACCAGGAAACCCAAGATTTACTGTAGAATTTTCTAAAGTAATTGCTAAAACTTTATCACCATCTTCAGTAATGTTATCAATTGGTATAATTTCAATTTTATCTGTAAAAACTCCAACAGGAAAATTAAAACTGCTTTTTCCATCTACTACTGTATAATGTGTCCCTTCAATAGCAATATCTGATGATATTGTAAAGTCAACTGATACATCAGATGTGAAATCTGCTAAAGAGTTTGAATAAGTTGCTACAATTTCAATAGGTGTTGTACTACTTTCAGGAACTGAAGTTGTTGTACCACTTAATGAAATAAATGCGTCACTCGGATACTCTAAAGCATCGTAAGTTGTTTTATCCTCATCACAAGACACTACCGTAAAGGAAATGAATGCTGAGCATAATATAAGGTTTAATAATTTTTTCATTTTTATTTAATTTTTTATATTAATTTATATTAATCTCCGTAACCTGGGTTTTGAACCATATTAGGATTCAATTGCATTTCAGTTAAAGGAATTGGTACTTGGAAACGATTGTCGCTAGCTGGTAATGTTTTGAATGTAGCTGGTACACCAGAACCATCTGCAAAATGACCAAATTCTGATCTTTGTACATCAATTCCATACCTCTTAATATCAGTAAATCTACTTCCTTCAAAAGCAAGTTCTAAACGTCTTTCTTTAGCAATAGCATCTTTAAGTTCTTGACCACTTTCTCCTCCTGAAACAAAACCACTATATCTTTGTGATCTTACCGCGTCTAAAGCAGTTAAAGCAGGTCCATCTTGGTTTAACTCTGCATGAGCTTCAGCCTTAGTTAACATTACTTCTGATGCTCTTAATACTTTTGCATCAACTACACCAAGTGAAGTTGTAGTTACACTTGAATACCATTTAATTATATGGTTATAATTACTTCCACCAAATTCTCCATTAGGTTGCATATAAGCAGTTAACCTAATATCTGATGCATCAAACATTTGGAAAAATTCGAAATCAGGAACATACTCATCTTTAATACCACCAGTAGTTTGATTATAAGGCACTCCTAAAGTTACTCTTGTTACATCATCATTATCAAGTTTGAATATAACTCCATCTTCATTTGAATCATCCCATATACCTGTAAAACTTGATCTAGAAGCAACCGAAGTAGAAACTGCATTTGCCGCATTGATAGCTCCTTGCCAGTTCCCCATATGTAAATATACTCTTGCAAGGATACCATTAACTGCATCTTTACCCATTTGTAGATTTCCATTATTTGAACTATTTATTAAACTAGCAGCCGATGTTAAATCGGATACTAAATTTCCATAGTATTCAGAAACTGTAATACGAGCTGGTAATTCATTTACATCTGGAGTAGTAACATAAGGCATAGCTAAAGATGAATTTGCATCAGAAGACTGAGTTGGTATTTTACCAAAAAAACGTACAATATCAAAATGTGCTAAAGCTCTTGCTGCTAATGCTTCACCTTTAACATTGTTTTTAAAAGAACTATCTTCTAAAACATCTATATTTTCTAAGATAAAGTTAGCATCCTGAATTACTGTATATACAGCTTGTAGATATAGAGAAAAACCTCCATTAGCATCATAAGTCCAATCGTGTCTAAATTGTTGACTAAATCTACCTTCTTGACTGATAATTAGGTTGTCAGACATTACATCATAACCTTGAAGTGCTCCGCCATAATATGTTTTTACATTACCATCAGGATCTACAGATTGTAACATATCATTATACATACCGTATAGTGCATTCGTAAAATCGCCTTCATTTTTAAAGGCCGCATCAGCAGCTATTTGTGATGTTGGAAATGTTTCCAATTCATCATCACAAGAGATAAATGTTACTGCTAATACTGTAAGTATTAATAAATATTTTTTCATTGTTTTCATTTTTAAAATTTAATATCAACACCAAAAATAATCGATGATAATGTTGGGTAACTGTTTAAACTAAATTCACCAGGGATAAGATTTCTAGTAGCATTATTAACATAAGATTCAGCAGAACCAATACCTACTTCAGGATCACCTTTATACCATGGAGTATAAGTCCATAAGTTTGTTCCCGATACATACATTCTTACTTGTGATAACGCAATGTTTTCTAAATATTTAGAAGGTAGTGTATATCCTAGTTGAACATTTCTCAGTCTAATATAATCACCTTTTTGTAAATATCTAGTACTTGCCCCACTTGATTCAGCCCTTAAAGGATTATTTATTGTAGGATCAGGTAATACATTTGTATCTCCTGGATTTTTCCAATAATTAAATGCATCAACTCTCTGGTTACTATTAGCACCGGTTCCATCAGATAATAACTGTTGCTCTACAACATTCATAATGTAGTTTCCACCTTTATAATAGAAATCTGCAGTTAAATCTAAAGCTTTATAAGAAAAACTTGTATTTATACCACCATCAAATCTAGCAAATGGTGATTTTCCGCTTAAGAATACTTCTCCACCATCATTTGTTGTAGTAACATTATCATTAACATCTAAGAATAAAGCTTGTCCATTAGCAGGATTTACTCCAACATATCTAGGTAAAAAGAATGTATGAACTTCTTCACCAACCCTAACTCCTGTATAAAAATTTTGAGGAGTAAATAAATCACTGTCATCGGCAAGTTTTCTAACTTCATTGTCATATATACTCAAACTTGCTCCAACATTCCATTTGAAGTTTTCGCTACGAATAACATCTCCTCTTAATTCAAATTCAAAACCTGAGTTTTCAATTTCACCTGCATTTTTAACAATTGAACCACCACCTTGAGTTAAGGTAATCGGAACATTTAATAACAATTCAGAAGTAACTCTTCTATAATAGTCGAATACACCAGTTAATCTACTATTGAATAGCCCAAATTCAAGACCTGCACCAACTGTAAAACTTTCCTCCCATCCTAAATTAGGATCTCCAAATTGATATGGTGATGTAGCCGTTTGACCATTATAAGATTGAAATTCGTAAAGTGTTTGAGATGGGTTACGACCAATTTGATCGTTACCAGATGTACCTGCTGATATTCTTAATTTTAAATTGTCAACAGTATTTGTTAAATTATCAAAGAAAGGCTCGTTATGAATATTCCAAGCAGCACTAGCTCCCCAGAAAACACCATATTTAGTGTTTTTACCAAATCTTGAAGATCCATCACGACGAACAGTAGCATTTAAAATATATTTATCATCATAAATATAATCAGCAGCAGCAGCTAAAGAAAATAATGTGCTTGTAGCATTTGAACCCGTAACACCTCTTGGAGAAGCTGCAACACCTAGAGTTGTTGGTCCATTAACAACAAAACCTTGACCGTCAGCAAATGCTCTTTCGAATGTATTTCTTTGAAATTCAGATAAAACTGTAGCTGTTAAATTATGTTTTTCATTAAATATTTTATTATAAGTCAATTTATTCAAAAATGAATAAGTGAAATCTGTGAAATTATCAGCAGTTGTTCTACCAGTAGGTACACCACTGAAAATTAAATCTAATGCTGAACCAGCATGTAATAAACCCCTATTAGTTGTTTGAACATAACTTCCGTTTGCAGCAAAGGTATAATCTAAGCCGTCTACAATATTTGCCTCAACAGCAAAAGTACCAAACCATCTATTATCGGTATCATTATCTTCATTAGCTCTTACTTGTGCTAAAGAGTTTAAACCTTGATGAGTAGGATTGTATGTAGGTAATCCTCTTAAGTTAGGAATATAGTCTCCATTTTCATCAGTTAAGTAAACAGGCTCATAAGGATTGAAAGTATAACGACCTGAAACTGGGTTTTGAATATTATTTCTATCTCTTGGGTCTTGATCATTTGACGTAGAGAATCCTAATTTAGTAGAAATTTTAAGTCCTTCTCTTGCTTGATAATCCACATTTAATCTTGCAGAAGTTCTTTCAAATGCTTCTTCAATCAATTCTATAATACCAGTATCTTTATCGTTTGATAGAGACATAAAGTAACTTAATTTTTCTTCACCACCTGTAACAGAGAAGTTAACAGATGTTAATTGAGATTGCTTAAATAAATCATCAGACCAATCATGATCATTAGCTAATAATTCATCCCATTCTGATTGTAACAACACTGTTGAGCCAACA contains:
- a CDS encoding SusC/RagA family TonB-linked outer membrane protein, encoding MKTKFNGILTLLLAFVVQTTFAQTKTISGTVSDETGSLPGVSIIIKGTTTGTETDFDGNYSISANVGDVLQYSFIGMETQEITVGNANTINVVLVSGNVLEEVVIAGYTTKKRGDLSSAISTISTAQLEKQNNSVSIDNALQGAATGVQVVAQNGKPGNAAFVRIRGVGSINAGNEPLYLLDGVQVDEDDVIGINPSDIQSLSVLKDAASTAIYGARGANGVVLITSKTGRTNSKAQFRLHTRVGVADEIKKNFRVMNAAEKLEYERAIGVGVGSTVLLQSEWDELLANDHDWSDDLFKQSQLTSVNFSVTGGEEKLSYFMSLSNDKDTGIIELIEEAFERTSARLNVDYQAREGLKISTKLGFSTSNDQDPRDRNNIQNPVSGRYTFNPYEPVYLTDENGDYIPNLRGLPTYNPTHQGLNSLAQVRANEDNDTDNRWFGTFAVEANIVDGLDYTFAANGSYVQTTNRGLLHAGSALDLIFSGVPTGRTTADNFTDFTYSFLNKLTYNKIFNEKHNLTATVLSEFQRNTFERAFADGQGFVVNGPTTLGVAASPRGVTGSNATSTLFSLAAAADYIYDDKYILNATVRRDGSSRFGKNTKYGVFWGASAAWNIHNEPFFDNLTNTVDNLKLRISAGTSGNDQIGRNPSQTLYEFQSYNGQTATSPYQFGDPNLGWEESFTVGAGLEFGLFNSRLTGVFDYYRRVTSELLLNVPITLTQGGGSIVKNAGEIENSGFEFELRGDVIRSENFKWNVGASLSIYDNEVRKLADDSDLFTPQNFYTGVRVGEEVHTFFLPRYVGVNPANGQALFLDVNDNVTTTNDGGEVFLSGKSPFARFDGGINTSFSYKALDLTADFYYKGGNYIMNVVEQQLLSDGTGANSNQRVDAFNYWKNPGDTNVLPDPTINNPLRAESSGASTRYLQKGDYIRLRNVQLGYTLPSKYLENIALSQVRMYVSGTNLWTYTPWYKGDPEVGIGSAESYVNNATRNLIPGEFSLNSYPTLSSIIFGVDIKF